One part of the Magallana gigas chromosome 5, xbMagGiga1.1, whole genome shotgun sequence genome encodes these proteins:
- the LOC136275637 gene encoding uncharacterized protein translates to MHKPIRRKPGLTGVQWGGRICRQLYTVSASFLTYSKADPCENYSPLPFSYDRYVTNNISGSEVSVLHDRHLERAWYRVGHALDMATTAPSHLQCGTTFPVWMNGSIPDISDGEASRRACILGNIFGNFCVHHLEIRVKNCGTYRVYYLPPTPSNDEAYCFGSNKAEIDIDNTTSSQTNTTRVPTTDSPTTSRPGSGNMTSVPTSDPCYKYSPLPNAYDRYYYNVINGSSGSVLHDRHLPEGWYRAGVSLDMPNIAPSHLYCGTYFPVWMDGNIPNISEGIVERKVCFLGNQAGNFCVHHLQIQVKNCGDYRVYYLYPTPSNDEAYCFGMDKTELDDDETTDSPSTTRVSTTVSRPGSGNVTSVPTSDPCYKYSPLPNAYDRYYYNVINGSSGSVLHDRHLPEGWYRAGVSLDMPNIAPSHLYCGTYFPVWMDGNIPNISEGIVERKVCFLGNQAGNFCVHHLQIQVKNCGDYRVYDLYPTPSNDEAYCFGKDCICVFKMI, encoded by the exons ATGCATAAACCTATCCGACGTAAGCCGGGTCTAACAGGAGTGCAATGGGGTGGAAGAATTTGTCGACAGCTATACACAGTATCTGCAT CATTCCTTACATATTCAAAAGCGGATCCGTGCGAAAACTACTCTCCCCTCCCGTTTTCTTATGACCGTTACGTCACAAACAACATCAGCGGGTCAGAGGTCAGCGTTTTACATGACAGGCACCTGGAGAGGGCGTGGTACAGGGTGGGCCACGCCCTAGATATGGCGACTACAGCCCCGTCTCATCTACAGTGTGGAACTACTTTCCCTGTTTGGATGAACG GAAGTATTCCGGATATATCCGACGGGGAGGCAAGTAGAAGAGCGTGTATCCTTGGTAACATCTTCGGGAACTTTTGTGTTCATCATCTGGAAATCAGGGTGAAAAACTGCGGAACCTACAGGGTGTATTACCTTCCCCCAACGCCCAGCAATGACGAGGCATATTGTTTTG gAAGCAACAAGGCGG aaattgacatTGACAACACAACTAGTAGCCAAACAAATACAACCAGGGTTCCGACAACAGACTCTCCAACCACAAGTAGGCCAGGTTCTGGGAACATGACCAGTGTACCGACCTCTGACCCCTGCTATAAATACTCTCCCCTCCCTAACGCCTACGACCGTTACTACTACAACGTGATCAATGGATCCTCGGGGAGCGTGCTACATGACCGCCACCTGCCGGAGGGCTGGTACAGGGCGGGGGTCTCACTGGACATGCCCAACATTGCCCCCTCCCACTTGTATTGTGGAACCTATTTTCCAGTCTGGATGGATG GAAATATTCCAAACATATCAGAAGGTATAGTGGAGCGAAAAGTATGTTTCCTTGGTAACCAGGCTGGTAATTTCTGTGTCCATCATTTACAAATCCAAGTGAAGAACTGTGGGGACTACAGAGTGTATTACCTGTACCCCACTCCCAGTAATGACGAGGCTTACTGTTTCG GTATGGACAAAACAG AATTAGACGATGACGAAACGACAGATTCTCCGTCCACTACAAGAGTCTCAACAACCGTAAGTAGGCCAGGTTCTGGGAACGTGACCAGTGTACCGACCTCTGACCCCTGCTATAAATACTCTCCCCTCCCTAACGCCTACGACCGTTACTACTACAACGTGATCAATGGATCCTCGGGGAGCGTGCTACATGACCGCCACCTGCCGGAGGGCTGGTACAGGGCGGGGGTCTCACTGGACATGCCCAACATTGCCCCCTCCCATCTGTATTGTGGAACCTATTTTCCAGTCTGGATGGATG GAAATATTCCAAACATATCAGAAGGTATAGTGGAGCGAAAAGTTTGTTTCCTTGGTAACCAGGCTGGTAATTTCTGTGTCCACCATTTACAAATCCAAGTGAAGAACTGTGGAGACTACAGAGTGTATGACCTGTACCCCACTCCCAGTAATGACGAGGCCTACTGTTTCGGTAAGGATTGCATCTgtgtatttaaaatgatttaa
- the LOC105343226 gene encoding uncharacterized protein yields MDKPEPTPAPTSPATGGPPPTVQVEPCLSYTVLPHYEYRYIQNTVNENSSIIHDRNLSEQWYRAGNLDIPNFVSNLFHCGTIYPGYMTGLIPNVTAGIVNRTVCFLGGDDNWCYHSILIKVKNCGSYRVYLLKPTLTNTSAYCFGSNPNYDISTTTTLPTSPITTDEDESTENTDSMEPTSQTPINTTFDQNSSTSSSWTFNQSLSTTSYIPHTSTVQPPASTSANGTVRPPASTTASQQSTSLTHPANDTQRPTTTSTTKLPTSSSNPNTTEKPELPVSSTTSIKTSANVTDQPATTPQQPSSSTTTTYTHLPTTLATNGTQQSTTTLATQLPSSSTTASNTQHPSTTLDINKPTTVNTTQQPTTTTAATQEQQSTSSSMKTSMITTTLQPQPDTTSTSVGPQQSTPLTNGTQQPITPTSPSSTQQHSTTTLAPQLPQSSTTVNGTQQPTTTVATDGSTTSINDTQQPTRTTQSQSSTIMNTNTSASTSTQPPTAFTNATHQAITTQQPTLPTNTTHQAITTAHSTQHPTLSTNTTHQDITTAHTTQQPSITSTSASINVTQLLSTTTLETHKPNSTTSSVVTQEPTSATIYSTLKPTTPINSTHQPLTSTSATDTYQSTTISTEPSVNKSTTVYSTVSFSSTTPVSVNRTETSTLKTDYPTNTTTASSPPTSNNVTTTLSTSTSRNATNEFVPVNTTNTIAVNLTTSTPFTVYPNATNPQEPAKTTSTSLPFTTTNINNPCVEYTNLTDIVKRFHTNQIPANSNESLSDHGLLFGWYGTGSHDLLTMRALRYHCGTKDPIWIDGSIPSVDEGVVDRRACVIDDWICGTSIAIRIRNCGNYRVYQLRPTIVDSAYCIYDISDPTTASPTTLNPLPSTPLSSPTPVPTITDAEVEIHLVPEGISEAFQARCVFNATNAGSVRFNVSWYFDGVFYSSLSESLEDIQRTYIYLQRDNFKTLGRNISCAVHMLNNGGSIIESRQSQEKFLGIKILTPVVTFKRGEEGKIKIQLTVPIGCLQLVSQCDVILAMMDQSEDQCTGAAVSGQRDCGISLKSKEWSRIYEIPVGAIEEEGHEYSATYEVVLRTDAHFHQPIWGLYELPPVKIVIEEGSDREWSKKYCRAVNDPHLLT; encoded by the exons ATGGACAAACCAg AACCAACCCCGGCACCAACTAGTCCAGCTACTGGTGGTCCCCCGCCTACTGTCCAAGTCGAGCCTTGCCTGAGTTACACTGTTCTCCCACACTATGAGTACCGGTACATACAGAACACAGTGAACGAGAACAGCTCCATCATCCACGATAGGAACCTGTCAGAACAGTGGTACAGGGCCGGGAATCTAGACATTCCCAACTTTGTATCCAACCTGTTCCATTGTGGTACCATATACCCAGGATACATGACAG GTTTGATACCGAATGTTACGGCTGGCATTGTGAATAGAACAGTGTGTTTCCTCGGAGGAGATGACAACTGGTGCTACCATAGTATTCTGATAAAGGTGAAGAACTGTGGTTCTTACCGAGTCTACCTGCTGAAACCAACACTAACAAACACCTCGGCCTACTGCTTCG GTTCCAATCCTAACTACGAcatttcaacaacaacaacgtTGCCTACCTCGCCGATTACTACTGATGAGGATGAAAGTACAGAAAATACGGATTCAATGGAACCTACATCTCAAACACCTATCAATACAACTTTCGATCAAAATTCAAGCACATCCAGTTCGTGGACTTTTAATCAGTCTCTCAGCACTACTTCTTACATACCACACACATCAACTGTACAGCCTCCGGCATCTACTTCAGCTAATGGTACAGTTAGACCCCCAGCATCGACTACAGCATCTCAACAGTCCACTTCTTTAACTCATCCAGCTAATGATACACAGCGACCTACAACTACCTCAACAACCAAACTACCTACGTCATCGAGTAATCCAAATACAACAGAGAAACCTGAGCTACCTGTATCATCAACAACAAGCATTAAGACATCAGCTAATGTCACAGACCAGCCAGCTACAACCCCACAACAGCCTTCATCTTCTACTACAACTACTTACACCCACCTACCGACGACTTTAGCCACCAATGGCACACAGCAGTCCACCACAACTCTTGCTACTCAGCTACCATCATCGTCGACAACAGCATCTAATACTCAACACCCATCAACTACTCTAGACATAAATAAACCAACAACTGTCAATACAACACAACAACCGACGACAACAACTGCGGCTACGCAAGAACAACAGTCTACTTCTTCTAGCATGAAAACATCAATGATAACCACAACGCTACAACCTCAGCCTGACACAACCTCTACATCTGTCGGACCACAACAATCAACACCTTTAACGAATGGCACGCAGCAGCCAATAACACCAACATCACCAAGTTCCACACAACAACATTCCACAACAACTCTTGCACCCCAGCTTCCTCAATCTTCTACTACAGTCAATGGAACGCAACAACCTACAACAACTGTAGCAACCGATGGATCTACAACATCAATCAATGATACACAGCAACCAACGAGAACTACACAATCCCAATCATCAACAATTATGAATACTAACACGTCAGCCAGTACCTCAACTCAACCACCTACAGCATTCACCAATGCTACACATCAGGCCATTACAACTCAACAACCTACACTACCCACTAACACTACACATCAGGCAATAACAACAGCTCACTCAACTCAACATCCTACACTATCCACCAACACTACACATCAGGATATAACAACAGCTCATACAACTCAACAACCTTCAATTACGTCAACCTCAGCATCGATTAACGTTACACAGTTGCTATCAACAACCACTCTGGAAACTCATAAACCTAATTCTACAACCTCTTCTGTGGTAACACAAGAACCTACTTCAGCAACAATTTATTCAACCTTAAAACCCACCACACCAATTAACAGCACTCATCAACCATTAACGTCAACTTCTGCTACCGATACATATCAATCTACAACAATATCAACGGAGCCATCGGTTAACAAAAGCACAACAGTGTATTCTACTGTGTCCTTCTCGTCTACTACTCCAGTTTCTGTAAACAGAACTGAAACATCAACTCTTAAAACAGATTATCCGACCAACACAACAACTGCAAGTTCGCCACCGACAAGTAACAATGTGACTACAACACTATCAACGTCAACCTCAAGAAACGCTACAAATGAGTTTGTGCCCGTAAACACTACAAACACAATTGCTGTGAATCTTACTACATCAACGCCATTTACTGTATATCCAAATGCAACAAATCCTCAAGAACCTGCAAAAACAACGTCGACTTCGTTACCATTCACAACTACAAACATTAACAACCCCTGTGTAGAATACACAAATCTAACGGATATTGTAAAAAGATTTCACACCAATCAGATTCCGGCAAACTCTAACGAGTCCCTCTCTGACCATGGCCTGCTTTTCGGCTGGTATGGAACAGGGTCGCATGATCTTTTAACAATGAGGGCCCTAAGATATCACTGTGGAACTAAAGATCCTATTTGGATTGATG GAAGCATACCGAGCGTTGATGAAGGCGTGGTTGATAGAAGGGCCTGTGTCATTGATGACTGGATCTGTGGGACGTCTATCGCCATTAGAATTCGTAACTGTGGCAATTACCGTGTGTATCAACTAAGACCAACAATAGTCGACAGTGCATACTGCATTTATG ACATCAGCGATCCAACAACAGCTAGTCCTACAACACTTAACCCACTACCTTCAACTCCACTGTCGT CTCCTACTCCTGTTCCAACAATTACCGACGCTGAGGTAGAAATCCATTTGGTCCCTGAGGGCATTAGTGAAGCATTCCAAGCACGCTGCGTATTCAATGCCACCAACGCCGGGAGTGTTCGATTTAACGTCTCCTGGTATTTTGACGGTGTGTTTTATTCTTCTCTGTCGGAATCGCTGGAAGATATCCAGAGAACATATATTTATCTCCAAAGGGACAACTTCAAAACTCTAGGAAGGAAT ATATCATGCGCAGTACATATGTTGAATAACGGCGGGTCAATCATTGAATCCAGGCAGAGTCAGGAAAAGTTTCTCGGAATAAAG ATTCTCACACCTGTTGTGACGTTCAAACGTGGGGAGGAGGGAAAGATCAAAATACAACTTACCGTACCGATCGGTTGTCTGCAATTGGTTAGTCAGTGTGACGTCATTCTCGCCATGATGGACCAATCAGAAGATCAGTGCACAG GCGCCGCTGTATCCGGCCAAAGAGACTGTGGAATTTCCCTGAAAAGTAAAGAATGGAGCAGGATTTACGAGATTCCCGTGGGAGCTATAGAAGAGGAAGGACACGAGTATTCGGCGACTTATGAAGTGGTCCTACGGACGGACGCTCATTTCCATCAGCCGATATGGGGGTTGTACGAGTTACCCCCGGTGAAG ATTGTGATCGAGGAGGGCAGTGACAGGGAGTGGTCCAAGAAATACTGTAGGGCGGTCAATGACCCTCACCTTTTGACCTAG